A genome region from Gemmatimonadota bacterium includes the following:
- the recF gene encoding DNA replication and repair protein RecF (All proteins in this family for which functions are known are DNA-binding proteins that assist the filamentation of RecA onto DNA for the initiation of recombination or recombinational repair.) → MRLSALSLRNVRNLAAQRLEFPPAGVAVIGPNAQGKSNLLEAIYYLETLRSFRGAQDGQLVRFGEDHFRIAATLSGEDGGDSMELAAAFERQQKRKKVTVDGTAVERLSDGLGHLAAVMFSPADAALVSGGPVERRRHVDMVLSLNQPGYLAAAQRFRQALAQRNAALRAGAGAPAVRAWDPPLLDAGAAVMGMRADWVDRWADRFAELYAAVSGGERARLRYEPQVTREEGESWAEAYARALDAVQDRDRRLGNTGAGPHRDDLDMTLERDAGGGTSLRDFGSGGQRRTAALALRLVEAETIRASRGQPPMVLLDDVFAELDEARSERVMTLFDEAWVGQVILTAPKESDVRVRAHALTRWSIARGVISA, encoded by the coding sequence GTGCGCCTGAGCGCCCTCTCGCTCCGGAACGTCCGGAACCTCGCCGCCCAGCGGCTGGAGTTCCCCCCGGCCGGGGTGGCGGTGATCGGGCCCAACGCGCAGGGGAAGTCCAACCTGCTCGAGGCCATCTACTACCTGGAGACCCTGCGCTCCTTCCGGGGAGCACAGGATGGACAGCTCGTGCGTTTCGGCGAGGATCACTTCCGCATCGCCGCCACGCTGAGCGGGGAGGACGGCGGGGACAGCATGGAGCTGGCAGCCGCGTTCGAGCGGCAGCAGAAGCGCAAGAAGGTCACCGTGGACGGAACGGCGGTGGAGCGCCTTTCAGACGGCCTGGGTCACCTGGCCGCGGTGATGTTCTCCCCCGCGGATGCGGCCCTGGTGAGTGGAGGCCCGGTGGAACGGCGTCGGCACGTGGACATGGTGCTGTCGCTGAACCAACCCGGCTATCTCGCCGCCGCCCAGCGCTTCCGTCAGGCCCTGGCGCAGCGCAATGCGGCCTTGCGGGCGGGCGCCGGCGCGCCGGCGGTACGGGCGTGGGATCCTCCGCTGCTGGACGCGGGCGCGGCGGTGATGGGCATGCGGGCGGACTGGGTGGACCGCTGGGCGGACCGGTTCGCGGAGCTGTACGCGGCCGTCTCCGGCGGTGAGCGGGCCCGGCTCCGCTATGAGCCGCAGGTGACCCGGGAGGAGGGTGAGTCCTGGGCGGAGGCCTATGCCCGCGCGCTGGATGCCGTCCAGGACCGGGACCGCCGCCTGGGCAATACGGGCGCCGGGCCCCACCGGGACGACCTGGACATGACGCTGGAGCGGGACGCGGGCGGCGGCACGTCGCTGCGCGACTTCGGGTCCGGCGGCCAGCGCCGCACCGCGGCCCTGGCGCTCCGGCTGGTGGAAGCCGAGACCATCCGGGCCAGCCGGGGGCAGCCGCCCATGGTGCTGCTGGACGACGTCTTCGCGGAGCTGGACGAAGCGCGCTCCGAGCGCGTCATGACGCTGTTCGACGAGGCCTGGGTGGGACAGGTGATCCTGACCGCACCCAAGGAGAGCGACGTGCGCGTGCGCGCACACGCCCTGACGCGCTGGAGCATCGCGCGAGGAG